The following is a genomic window from Saccopteryx bilineata isolate mSacBil1 chromosome 4, mSacBil1_pri_phased_curated, whole genome shotgun sequence.
AAATTTGTAAACTTGTCTTTTATTGGGAAAActaggtttatttgtttgtttgttttttaaacaagcaTTCTTTCTGTCTGATTCTCCCTATTCTCTGCTGCTGGGTTCCAATGAAGGTATAACAGACCTTTTGAAAAGTTGCCCCACAGACCCCAGAGTTGCTGTTTTCTTGTGTTAATCTTCCGTCATCGCTAGTCTTCTAATGTCAGAGGCCCCTGCTTTTCTGGGCCATCTGCAGTCTGTTATTCATTCCATTCAGTAAATTCTTCACTTTAGATACTGTACATTTTAGTTCTAAAATTTCTGGTTCTGCTCCGATTATTCTTTTGAACGTCTTTATTCCTTAGAAGCACATTACTACCTAATGGAACGTAACCCTCGCTGCTTTAAAGTCCTTGTCTAGTAAGTCCAGTATCCGGGTTGTCTGAGCTGGTGTCTGCGGACTGCTTTCCCCCTTGAGGATAAGGGCCATTTTCCTGGCTCTCGTGTAGCAAGGAGTTTGGGATTGTATCCTGGACATTTCAGGGACTGCAGATCCCCTTACGTTCACCAACTAACACGATGTGTGTGCTTGAGCAGCCAGCCAGCTCGGTGAGACTGTCGACCAGTCCTTTCATGGTGGAGGCCCTGGGGGTGACTCGGGTCTCCGTGCAGACTGCTGCCAGCGTGCCCCCGCAGCACGGTCGAGGGTCAGGCCATCTCGATTCCTGTAAGCCCCGAAGGGCCGAGTGAGAGGCCGCCAGGGGTAGGAGCAAATTTCAGGAAGGAGGAGTCAGACCGGGCTGCTCTGTGCCTCACCAGCTGTTTCCTGTCCGGCGAGGGAGGAGGCGGGATGTGCAAAGCAACAATACTGGCGGCAGCCGGCAGGATGGGAGGGAGGCACTGCCTCCCCACCGCTGGATCACCGATTCCCCTGCTTCCCAGAGCCACGTGGAGGGCCCGAGGCTTTGCGGGAGACCGAGGCGTTTTCCCGGAGTGGTGGGAGCCTTCCCACGGTGGCCACTCCCCTCTCCAGAGCAGACGGGGGTCGGACCACTCACAGCGTCTTAACGTCAAGGAGGAAAATGTGTTTGCTCGCCGTCCTCTGTGCCCAAACAGGGAGAAATGTGTGTTTCTGTCCTCTTAAACCACAGATCATCCAAAAGCCTCCCTTTTACAGTGGGAAGGCTGGCTCTTCACTGAAGTGTCCCGCTCGGGACACGTGGGCTGAGAGGTCAGCTGGCGCTCCACCTTTCGGCTCCTCCTCTTTCTGTGAGGTCAGACTCAGGCTGTCGCCGGGGACGTCCCCACTCACCTCGCCCCCCTCAGAGTCCAGAATGGCAGCCTGTGCGTGGCCGCGCCACTCTGCTTTCTGAGACACGGTGCCGGGGGACTTTCCCCGGGAGCCCCCCCACAGAGCCACAGTGGGGGACACAGACCCAGGACGTCCTCACCGGCAGGCCCTCCCTCAGGGTCAGGGGCAGTGACATCGCAGAGCTCTGCGTCCCTTGTGCGGCAGTGCCAGGATTTCTCAGCGTCCACTTGTACGGGAGCCGTCTGTGTGCTCTGCTTGACCTCATCAAGGCGACGCTCGGATGTCCCCTAGACGCTCCCTGCCCCTTGCGAGTGCCGCTGCTTTCGGGGGCTTGGCGGCTCCCAAAACAGGGCCTGGGTGATTGAGGGTGACAGGGACAGACGGTCGGCGTTCAGTCCAGAGGACATCTGGGCTGAAGGAAGACGCGGCATTCCACCAGGGAGGTCCGGACTGAAGGCTGCGGGTCCGCTCGTGCCGACGTGAAGTCCGGCTGGAGTGTGTTCCGGAGGCTGGAGCAGGTGGTCACCTGCCTCTtcttctaggacagtggttctcaacctttctcatgccgtgaccccgcaatacagctcctcatgttgcggtgacctcaaaccaaaaaataattttggtggctacctcataactgtaattttgctacagttatgattcgtaatgtaaatacctgatgtgcattatgtattttccgatggctttacaggttgagaaccgctgtcctaagGGCTCCGTCTCTAAGGACAGCGTCTGGAGATCAGTGGGTCCCCTCTGGCAGAAGCAGAACTTTCACAGGAACAGGGTCTGTGATTCCTGCTCTGGAGCTAGTGGCCCTCGCGTCCTTAGCCTGCTTCCAGGGCCAGCCCCCCACCCACGGCTCAACAGGACAGTCTGGAAACCAGTCTGAGTTTGCATCTTGGGGTTGAGGATAGAGAAACTGCAGTTTTtaacctaaacaaacaaacaaaaaaaagtgtcaCTAACTTTAAAAAAGTCTCTGTTCACCCTTAGCCTTCTCACTTTGCCTTTCCGTTCTCTCGGAGGTGGGATCACACTGGCACCTCCGTGAGCGTGTGTGTCCGCCAGGTCAGCCCCGTGGTGAAGATGACTGAGCTGTGTGTGTTCTTCCTTCCTGACAGGGCGAGTCGGTGAAGTACTTCCTGGACAACCTGGACCGGATCGGCCAGCTGGTGAGTACAGCCCAGCCCGCCCTGGGGACCTGCCGTCAGATCAGGACACGCTGGTGTGGAAACCGGAGCCACTCAGGGGAGGCCTGCTTCGCTGTGGTGCTCGGGAGCCTCCCTGAGTCCGATGACCTTGAGCAGTGCTGAGGGGTCGCGCCCCTgcctggggaggggggcggggaagGCCCGCTCCGGAGCGAGGAGGTCCTCGCTGCAGTGGGGGGCGTTCCCACACTCTTGTCTGCAGACCGCCCCACCGCTAAATGAATGTGTGAGGTCGCGTTTCTGTCAGAGCCCCTTTGCCCGGACCCCCCTAAAGGAGACGGGCGTTGTCACTTTGCCTGCAAACGCAGACACAGGCAGAGTGTAAGGAAGTCCAGGTGTCCTGTtgcctcagccccaccccaccccaccccacccccgcccccaggaaCCAGTCACTGGTATATTATTTCATCAGTAGCTCCGTAGAGTGTCTCACTGAAAGGTGGAGCCCCCCAAATTGAAAACCACAGTACCATCATCACTCCCAAAGAACTGCAGGAACTTCTTAGTACCAGCCCCATCCAGTCAGCTGGGGGCTCCCCGGCTGTCTCACTGATGTGTCATGGGGACGCTGCTTTTCTCGGAGAGGGCGAGTCGGTCCCTCATCCAGTTCGTGTGTGGCCATCGGTCCAGGTCACTtacgtttctttttttctctttctcgtGTTGAAATAGCTgggttgggccctggctggttggctcagtggtagagcgtcggcctggcgtgcagaagtcccgggttcgattcccggccagggcacacaggagaagcgcccatctgcttctccacccctccccctccccttcctctctgtctctctcttcccctcccgcagccaaggctccattggagcaaagatggcccgggcgctggggatggctccttggcctctgccccaggcgctagagtggctctggtcgcaacagagcgacgcccgggaggggcagagcatcgccccctggtgggcgtgccgggtggatcccggtcgggcgcatgcgggagtctgtctgtctccctgtttccagcttcagaaaaatacacacacaaaaaaagaaatagctgggTTGTTTGTCCTGTTGAATTCTCCTGTCCATCCGCAGTGTGATTGAAgtcttctctggcccctgtctgcCCTGCGAATTGGTGGCCAGTCCTGGGGTGGCAGCGTCCCCGTttggtcggggggggggggggggggctgcagcataAGCGTTGCATGTGGCGGTGCTGTGGGTCCAGAGCGGTGCGCACTGGGGGGCTTTGAGACGTCCCGCACCTGCCCCCGAGCTGCTACAGACCTGAAGCGCTTCTCAGGAATAACGTGAACTGCAGGGCAGACCTGAGGGACATTAGTGTGTAGTAAGGGATGCCTCTGCTCGGGGAGCTAGAACTCGTCCAGTAGCTGTGGTGCAGAAACAGAAGACGATGGTCTGTCTCCTATGGCGAGGGCGGGACGCGGTGTTTCCGTCTCCTACGGCGAGGACGGGCCGCGGTGTATCTGTCTCCTATGGCGAGGACGGGACGCGGTGTTTCCGTCTCCTATGGCGAGGACGGGACGCGGTGTTTCCATGGAGACCGCGCACCGCTGGCCCGCATGCACTCTGAAACGCGCTCTCCAGCTTCCTTCGCGCTGTTTCCTGGCACGTTTCTAATTGTACAGCTCAGAGCTGCTGTTGGTACTTGGTTCTTCTCTCAGAGCGCGCGTGACTCTTCCCTCCTGCCCCGTCCTCAATCCTCGAGTTCTCGGGTCCTCACCGACCTCCTCTCCTAAATTTCTCCTCCCCTGTGTTTACAGAACTACGTTCCTAGTAAGCAAGACATTCTGCTGGCGAGGAAGGCCACCAAGGGCATTGTGGAACATGActttgttattaagaaaatccCTTTTAAGATGGTGGACGTGGGCGGCCAGCGGTCTCAGCGCCAGAAGTGGTTCCAGTGCTTTGACGGGATCACGTCGATCCTGTTCATGGTGTCCTCCAGCGAGTACGACCAGGTGCTCATGGAGGACAGGCGCACCAACCGGCTGGTGGAGTCCATGAACATCTTCGAGACCATCGTCAACAACAAGCTCTTCTTCAACGTGTCCATCATCCTGTTCCTCAACAAGATGGACCTGCTGGTGGAGAAGGTCAAGAGCGTGAGCATCCGGAAGCACTTCCCCGACTTCCAGGGCGACCCGCACCGGCTGGAGGACGTGCAGCGCTTCCTGGTGCAGTGTTTCGACCGCCGGCGCCGGAACCGCAGCAAGCCGCTCTTCCACCACTTCACCACAGCCATCGACACGGAGAACATCCGCTTCGTGTTCCACGCGGTCAAGGACACGATCCTGCAGGAGAACCTGAAGGACATCATGCTGCAGTGAGGGCGCCGCCCACCCGCGTGCGCGCGCTGCCCAGGGGCCCCAAGCGGATCCATGCGCACGCGGCTACGCGCACAGCCAGCACCCTCCGCGCGCGCGGGGGTGCGGCGGCCAGCCACCCACTGCCCGGGCCGAGGACACGGCCTTCGATGAGCTACTGGGGATGGCACACTACTGAGATCCGGTGAGCGCTCTGGGTCGTTCCGCTCACGAGCAGCACGGCTTTCCTTACGGAGACCTCGTTCCCTCTGACGGCGCGCCCAGGAGTGCATGCGCGCCCTCTCCAAGGACAGGACAGCTGGCCTTGCACACGCTTTCTCGCCAACTCGCAAGTCTTCCCTGAGACAGACTAACCCCAAAGCCCTGCCTAACGGTAGCTAGTAGGAGACCGAGTGATGCTGACGCTGCTAAACACggtcccgccccgccccaccgGGAATCTCGGTGCCACCTCCCAAAGTGAACGAGTTGCCTTTTAAAACTCCCGCACCAGCTTCCTGAGAGCCCCCGGTGAGGCCGAAAGACGAAGCCCAGGTCCCGGCCCCGGCCTCCCGGGCGCCACGGGTGCGGCCTTGCCCTAATGCGCTACGGTGTGCTCTTCCCACTGGCACCTTCTCGGGCCCTGTGGACAGGGCATGTCCCTCTCCCCCGACGCCCACGGGTACTGGTTACTCCGAcccgccctgccctcccccacccactggCAGAGTCCAACTAGCTGGCCTTGCAGGTGCCCGCGCTGAAGCAGTCGGAGCTTCCTGTCCTCCCGGGCTCCTGGAGCCACGGGGTCAGCAGCACAGCTGGGGAGTGCACAGCTGCTCGTTGACCCTGACCTTCGGGGAGCCCTCCGTCCTGTGCACACCTGAGGGTCTGCACACTGCCGCCACCCCAGTGCCTTGGACAGCCGGCCCGTTCTCAGCCCTTCTTTCCACCCAGGGGCGTGTCCCGGGCTCCAGCCTGTGATGTCCACATAGCACGTGCCCGCTGTCCCCCCGGGGTGCTCAGCTGCGGGGCGTGGACAGGGCTGCTCTGCGGCACCCAGTTCTCCCGGCCACTAACCTGCCAGGTGCCACACTGTAAAAGTGCACCTCGTCCCCCGGTCCCCACCGTGTGTGACTCCGCTGCCTGCCGTCTGTCCGGTGGTCAGCACTCTCCCTAGCGttctgagaaaaaggaaaggctTCCTCCGTAGCGGGCCCCAGAGCGTCACTGTGGTTTCATCCTACACCCGAGGGCCCTGTCCCAGGGCCACACTGGCCCCTCCTGTGCCCCTTTGCACCTCTCTTGGCTCCGTGTCAGCAAGCCAGAGAAACTTGAATCCTGTGACCGGCGGGAAGTCATCTGTTATCCCTGAGGTTTAGAGGAGGAGACGACAGGACATCTCTCCCACTGGTGCTTGAGGCTGTGTGGCGTGTTCGCTGGGGtttggctctttttcttttttttttctttattcttttttggctgggaagaagttGCTGTTTTTGTAGTGCTTCCTGTGGCTGTTCATACGCCGAGGGACTGGGATCCAGGAGTCGCGGTGACAGCAAGGCTCAGAGGGCGGGGGCACAGGCAGCCCGGGCGGGGCGGGTCTggctctgggtctgggtctgggtctgggtctgggtcgaGCTGCCCTCGGTGGCAGTGGGGGCTCCCCGGCGGGTCTCCTAGGCCGGGTGTGAGGGCTCGGGCTGCTCCTCGCCGACTGGGAAGCGTGGTTCTGGCGAGGTGCCACCGTCGCGGGCGGCACACCTGCTGGTGGCCCCGAGTGCCTTTGCCGCCAGTCCGTCGGGCACGCGTGCCTGCCTGCTCGCTCCCATGTAAGCAGGAGGGCCCGGGACGGCGCCGAGCTGACCGAACGCAGGCTGGGCTGGCCTGAAGGCCGGGACCTGGCCAGCTCGGCCCCCCACCCCGCGGGCTCCTCGCTGAGCCTGGGATCCCTCTGAATTCTGGGGCTCGCCGCACAACCGGAGAAGAAGAGGACCGTCTGCAAGGCTAAACTAAAACCATTTACAACTTTTCTACACATAGACTGTAGTCGTTTTTGTCTCTAAAACTTTcagcttttgtaattttttaccTTAATTTCACTGTTATCCTtgattattgtcttttttttttaattgagatggtggagaagcaggagaTAGTTGTGCCTCATCCTATTATTGCAAAAATGTAACAATAAACTTCCTCAAAATAAGATGCTTTTTCTCATGGCCTTACTATTTACATATAAGGGTTTTTGCTGACGTACTTTTTAACTGTTCTGTTTGTAAAGAAATTG
Proteins encoded in this region:
- the GNA12 gene encoding guanine nucleotide-binding protein subunit alpha-12 — its product is MSGVVRTLSRCLLPAEAGGARERRAGGGGGARDAEREARRRSRDIDAGLARERRAVRRLVKILLLGAGESGKSTFLKQMRIIHGREFDQKALLEFRDIIFDNILKGSKVLVDARDKLGIPWQHSENEKHGMFLMAFENKAGLPVEPVTFQLYVPALSALWGDSGIREAFSRRSEFQLGESVKYFLDNLDRIGQLNYVPSKQDILLARKATKGIVEHDFVIKKIPFKMVDVGGQRSQRQKWFQCFDGITSILFMVSSSEYDQVLMEDRRTNRLVESMNIFETIVNNKLFFNVSIILFLNKMDLLVEKVKSVSIRKHFPDFQGDPHRLEDVQRFLVQCFDRRRRNRSKPLFHHFTTAIDTENIRFVFHAVKDTILQENLKDIMLQ